Below is a genomic region from Henckelia pumila isolate YLH828 chromosome 3, ASM3356847v2, whole genome shotgun sequence.
tttttttaataaaatacctaatatatcaataaatagtaaagatgaatttTTAACTAGCCCTTATGCCAAAACTTTGGGATGAgttattaaatttatcaaagatataataacaaagaaaatgtcatgaagtaacattaaacaaaagaatatccaaatcttacaaacaaaataataaactttgttgtgacaaaataaaactcacagtaaaagaatatggttgtaaaacaaatatgtcacacaaacatttaaaaagatagaaacaaaataaatctaataaaccttataaatcttttaatagaaaatttattccttataagaaaaagaaatttaaaaagaatttattcagaaaaccttatagacaaaattttataaaaaatttgataataaaaaaccaccttgtccaaaagataaagcaaagaattgcacatgttggttatGCAATGAAGAAGatcattatgcaaatgaatcttcaaaacgaaatgaaaagaaaacaaaGTTAAACTTTTAGAAAAATTATGCCCTCTTGGATTTTATCCTGTTGAAACAATTGAATGTTCATCagaagatgaaaatatttattaccttgatgaatcaagtggaTCAGATTCTGAATCAGACTCCACACCTGATAATTACGAAATTaataatgcttaaaaataagACAAGgacattttcgaaaaaaaaacatatctaAATAAtaaactcaaacttttatttagCTTAGGTACCTATTTCCAACTTGCCATTGTATTAATTAGTACAagcataaataacataaaatttcgTATTTTTTTAagtgaatttatttattaaacgaaacttatttattaaaatttaccaaTCGAATGTCACCAGGAGAGATGCAAATTAACGTCAAAATCTGAGGTAGATGACTCCGATCTCTGCAATTTCCATGCACGTACAAATCCCGATTCCTTCTCCATTACTAAGCTTCACTCTCACCACCATCCTCGTACCATGCGGAAACCTCAGTAAGCGTCGAACCCATCTCGCAATCTTTGCTTTATCACCGTCACATTCCTCCAACAAGGACGTCTGGAGAAGACAAACCGCATCCCCATCGCTCGAGACAACACCACACAGATATCGAAATCGTAAGCAAAGTGCAAGCTTTCTTGATCACAATGTAGATATGGACGAGCTGTTGTCTTCCATCGGTCAGACCTCAGATGAGCACGAACTGTACGCTCTTATGTCACCTTACAAGGACCGGAGCCTCTCCATACGCTTCATGGTTACGCTTCTATCGCGCGAGTCCGACTGGCAACGCTCTCTTGCTCTGCTCGATTGGATCAATGAGGTTGCCCTTTACAGCCCCTCGGTGTTTGCTTACAACGTGGTGCTGCGTAATGTGCTGCGGGCTAAGCAGTGGGATCATGCCTACGGGCTGCTCGATGAAATGCGCCAAAGAGCTATCTCGTCTGACAAATATACTTATTCCACCCTTATTACGAATTTTGGAAAAGAGGGCCTGTTTGATGATGCTTTGTCCTGGCTCCAGAAGATGGAACAGGATCGCGTGCCGGGAGATTTGGTTTTGTATAGTAATTTGATCGAGTTGTCTCGTAAATTGTGTAATTACTCGAAGGCTATCTCAATTTTTTCAAGGCTGAAGGGATCAGGTATTACGCCTGATATTGTTGCATATAATTCAATGATTAATGTTTTCGGGAAGGCTAAGCTTTTCCGAGAAGCCAGGTTGTTGATCAGTGAAATGAGGAGTGTGGGGGTTTTGCCAGATACAATCAGCTACACGACGCTTTTGACTATGTATGTTGAGAATCGGATGTTTTTGGAGGCATTGTCTGTGTTTTCCGAAATGAGAGATGTCAATTGTTCACTTGATCTCACGACATGTAACATTATGATCGATGTGTATGGGCAGCTTGACATGGCAAAAGAGGCAGATAGGCTGTTCTGGAGTATGAGAAAGATCGGGATTGAACAGAATGTTGTTAGTTATAATACCCTTTTGAGGGTTTATGGTGATGCCGAGCTTTTTGGGGAGGCAATACATCT
It encodes:
- the LOC140891797 gene encoding uncharacterized protein, with translation MTPISAISMHVQIPIPSPLLSFTLTTILVPCGNLSKRRTHLAIFALSPSHSSNKDVWRRQTASPSLETTPHRYRNRKQSASFLDHNVDMDELLSSIGQTSDEHELYALMSPYKDRSLSIRFMVTLLSRESDWQRSLALLDWINEVALYSPSVFAYNVVLRNVLRAKQWDHAYGLLDEMRQRAISSDKYTYSTLITNFGKEGLFDDALSWLQKMEQDRVPGDLVLYSNLIELSRKLCNYSKAISIFSRLKGSGITPDIVAYNSMINVFGKAKLFREARLLISEMRSVGVLPDTISYTTLLTMYVENRMFLEALSVFSEMRDVNCSLDLTTCNIMIDVYGQLDMAKEADRLFWSMRKIGIEQNVVSYNTLLRVYGDAELFGEAIHLFRLMQRKDIEQNVVTYNTMIMIYGRTLEHEKANNLIQEMQSRGIEPNTITYSTIISIWGKAGKLDRAAMLFQKLRSSGIVIDQVLYQTMIVVYERAGLVAHAKRLLHELKRPDNIPSETAISILAGAGRIEEATWLFRQAVDAGEIKYIATYECLIDLFSRYKKYTNVVEVFEKMRGAGYFPNSDVIALVLNSYGKIQEFDKADIVYKELQDEGCVFLDEVHFQMLSLCGARRNFEMVETLFQKLDEDPNINKKELHLVVAGIYERANRLNDASRIINGMSDRGILKS